In Polynucleobacter sp. MWH-S4W17, a genomic segment contains:
- a CDS encoding lipocalin family protein, whose translation MSKIYSLLFSACILLFHFSAYGQGSDTPVKTIPSLDVQRYLGTWYEIAKYPNWFQRKCVSNTRAVYSARADSTLKVLNSCKTAEGDLSEAEGTARQIGVKDSPRLEVRFAPEWLAFIPLVWGDYWVIDLDPQYQVAVVSDPRREYLWILSRTPQLDKKVYEDTLVRIQAQQFDVRKLELTPQATTK comes from the coding sequence ATGAGCAAAATTTACTCATTACTTTTTAGTGCCTGCATTTTGTTGTTTCACTTTTCTGCTTACGGGCAGGGAAGTGATACACCGGTAAAGACGATTCCCTCTCTAGATGTGCAGCGTTATTTAGGTACTTGGTATGAGATTGCCAAATACCCCAATTGGTTTCAGAGGAAGTGCGTCAGTAATACTAGGGCGGTCTATTCAGCTAGGGCTGATAGCACGCTAAAAGTGCTTAATAGCTGCAAAACGGCTGAAGGCGATTTATCAGAGGCCGAGGGTACGGCAAGGCAGATTGGGGTAAAAGACTCTCCCAGGCTGGAGGTGCGATTTGCACCTGAGTGGCTGGCCTTTATCCCTTTGGTATGGGGCGATTATTGGGTGATTGACCTAGATCCTCAGTATCAAGTGGCTGTCGTGAGTGATCCTCGCCGTGAATATCTTTGGATTCTGTCCAGAACGCCACAGTTAGACAAAAAAGTCTATGAAGACACCTTGGTGCGCATACAAGCGCAGCAGTTTGATGTGCGGAAGCTAGAGTTAACTCCACAAGCAACTACCAAGTAA
- a CDS encoding MBL fold metallo-hydrolase, whose translation MTAHFLPPGIEVFERGWLSANNIFHFGENDASLVDSGYCAHQDLTIGLVRNAMQKHRLLKLNKMVNTHLHSDHCGGNAALVESFHCEVYIPAAEAIAVKNWDSTLLSYDNLGQECPQFPYQGVLVPGEEILLGRYFWKILAAPGHDPHSVMLYQADHRILISADALWEEGFGVIFPELWGEAGFEEVAQTLDLIEALPVNLVIPGHGAPFVDVSKSLASARSRLDYLATDPDRNARHGAKVLLKYRLLEWRSRDLAQVNEWIVKTPALMSAAKLLNMNIDEFTQWLPKALVKSGAAKIENKTLVDLG comes from the coding sequence ATGACTGCGCATTTTCTGCCCCCAGGAATTGAAGTCTTTGAAAGAGGCTGGCTCTCAGCCAATAATATTTTTCACTTTGGTGAAAATGATGCTTCCTTAGTGGATTCTGGATATTGTGCTCACCAAGATCTGACTATCGGTTTAGTTCGGAATGCTATGCAAAAGCATCGCCTACTGAAATTAAATAAGATGGTGAATACCCATCTACATTCAGATCACTGTGGCGGCAATGCTGCCTTAGTAGAGTCTTTTCATTGCGAGGTATACATTCCAGCTGCTGAAGCGATAGCAGTTAAAAACTGGGATAGCACTCTATTAAGCTACGACAACTTGGGGCAGGAGTGCCCACAGTTTCCGTATCAGGGTGTATTAGTTCCAGGCGAGGAAATATTGCTAGGAAGATATTTTTGGAAGATATTGGCGGCACCAGGGCATGATCCACACTCTGTCATGCTGTATCAGGCGGATCATCGCATCTTGATTTCAGCAGACGCCCTATGGGAAGAGGGCTTTGGGGTTATTTTCCCAGAGCTCTGGGGTGAGGCGGGTTTTGAGGAGGTAGCACAAACCTTGGATCTAATAGAGGCCTTGCCAGTCAATCTGGTGATTCCTGGGCATGGCGCACCTTTTGTAGATGTTTCTAAATCTCTTGCCTCAGCAAGATCAAGATTGGATTACTTGGCCACCGATCCAGATCGAAATGCACGCCACGGCGCTAAAGTATTGCTGAAATATCGTCTCTTGGAATGGCGCAGTCGTGATCTTGCGCAAGTGAATGAATGGATTGTGAAAACGCCGGCATTAATGAGCGCAGCAAAACTGCTCAATATGAACATAGATGAATTTACGCAGTGGTTACCTAAGGCCTTGGTCAAATCCGGCGCAGCAAAAATAGAGAATAAGACCTTAGTTGACCTTGGTTGA
- a CDS encoding SDR family oxidoreductase, producing MEHTVLVTGATAGFGEATARRFLAHGNKVVAVGRRADRLEALKNSLPAEQQKKLLTMVVDVCDSDQVDSLASALPAEFSKVTVLVNNAGLALGLEPAHKAFLSDWDQMIDTNIKGLVHMSRAFLPGMVERKCGHVINLGSVAANYPYPGGNVYGGTKAFVKQFSLNLRADLIGTPVRVTCIEPGMCAGTEFSNVRFKGDDDKAEKVYTGVQALSADDVAETIYWSATLPSHMNINVLEVMPVQQAFNAFNVHRGEF from the coding sequence ATGGAACATACCGTATTAGTTACTGGAGCAACCGCTGGATTTGGAGAGGCAACTGCCCGACGTTTTTTAGCCCATGGTAATAAAGTTGTGGCTGTCGGCAGAAGGGCGGATCGTTTAGAGGCTCTAAAGAACTCCTTGCCTGCTGAGCAGCAGAAAAAACTTCTCACCATGGTAGTCGATGTATGCGATAGCGATCAGGTCGATTCTCTGGCGAGTGCGCTACCAGCAGAATTTTCAAAGGTAACTGTTTTGGTGAATAATGCCGGACTCGCTTTGGGGTTGGAGCCAGCCCACAAAGCATTTTTGAGTGACTGGGATCAAATGATTGATACCAACATCAAAGGACTCGTTCATATGAGTCGCGCCTTCTTGCCGGGTATGGTGGAGCGTAAATGTGGTCATGTGATTAATTTGGGCTCTGTTGCTGCAAATTATCCTTACCCAGGTGGCAATGTGTATGGCGGCACAAAAGCATTTGTTAAGCAATTTAGTTTAAATTTGCGCGCTGATTTGATTGGTACGCCAGTGCGAGTGACTTGTATAGAGCCTGGTATGTGCGCTGGCACAGAATTCTCTAATGTTCGCTTTAAGGGCGACGATGACAAGGCGGAAAAGGTTTATACCGGAGTTCAGGCTTTAAGTGCTGATGATGTGGCTGAGACAATTTATTGGTCAGCCACACTACCAAGTCATATGAATATTAATGTCTTAGAGGTGATGCCAGTTCAACAGGCATTTAATGCGTTTAATGTGCACCGTGGAGAATTTTAA
- a CDS encoding DUF2889 domain-containing protein: MLSTPKSRSLLHTREITFQGYAREDGLWDIEGHLRDFKTNPFQTSAKTWQPGEAFHDMRIRVTLDKEFVIKAIEAVMDGQPHAECTAAIPPMDSLIGERLGKGWRKTIDTHLGGIKGCTHLRELLFNLATAAYQSIPGAFFDPDSNKPPLYLGTCKSWDFDGPVVMRVYPKFYQWNKTKT; the protein is encoded by the coding sequence ATGCTATCCACTCCAAAATCACGCTCCCTATTACACACTCGAGAAATTACTTTTCAAGGTTACGCGCGAGAAGATGGTTTATGGGATATCGAGGGTCATCTCAGAGATTTCAAGACAAACCCTTTCCAAACGAGTGCAAAAACCTGGCAGCCGGGTGAAGCCTTTCATGACATGCGGATTCGAGTTACGCTTGATAAAGAATTTGTTATCAAGGCAATTGAAGCAGTGATGGATGGACAGCCCCATGCAGAATGCACAGCAGCTATCCCGCCAATGGACTCATTGATTGGAGAGCGACTAGGTAAGGGTTGGCGCAAAACGATTGATACCCACCTTGGCGGAATCAAAGGCTGCACGCATTTGCGAGAGCTGCTCTTCAATCTTGCTACTGCAGCTTATCAATCCATTCCAGGAGCATTCTTTGATCCGGATAGTAATAAGCCACCACTGTACTTGGGTACCTGCAAATCTTGGGACTTTGATGGTCCCGTAGTGATGCGCGTGTATCCCAAGTTTTATCAGTGGAATAAAACTAAAACTTAA
- a CDS encoding pseudouridine synthase, translating into MAKPISLEKILFSQGFGTRRYCGDLVYAERVKVNGLLAEDPEERIATENLMLNVEGKDWEYHEKAYLAFNKPANYECSHKTTHHPSVYSLLPSPFVERGLQCVGRLDYDTTGLLLISDDGQFIHKMTTPKKNIGKVYEITTPEPITQKQIDHLMSGVVLDDDPKPCYATACKQISDHVLAMTIVEGRYHQVKRMMAAVGNHVAKLHRTEIGAYQMPADLAEGEWRWLYPEDLKRLSQSVTV; encoded by the coding sequence ATGGCAAAACCTATTTCCCTAGAAAAAATCCTTTTTAGCCAAGGCTTTGGTACCCGTCGCTATTGCGGTGATTTGGTATATGCCGAGCGGGTTAAAGTAAATGGCTTGTTGGCTGAAGACCCAGAAGAAAGAATTGCCACAGAAAATCTGATGCTGAACGTAGAGGGTAAAGACTGGGAGTATCACGAGAAGGCTTACCTTGCTTTTAATAAGCCAGCGAATTACGAGTGTTCGCATAAAACGACACACCATCCGAGTGTTTATAGCTTGCTACCCAGCCCTTTTGTTGAACGAGGGCTGCAATGCGTAGGGCGCCTAGACTATGACACCACTGGATTGCTCTTGATCTCGGATGACGGCCAGTTTATTCACAAGATGACGACCCCGAAGAAAAATATTGGTAAGGTCTATGAAATCACTACACCAGAGCCCATTACGCAAAAACAAATCGATCATTTAATGAGTGGCGTTGTGCTCGATGATGATCCAAAACCTTGCTATGCCACAGCATGCAAGCAAATTTCTGATCATGTTTTAGCGATGACAATTGTTGAGGGGCGCTACCATCAGGTAAAGCGCATGATGGCGGCAGTTGGTAATCATGTTGCTAAATTACACCGCACTGAAATTGGCGCATACCAAATGCCCGCAGACTTGGCAGAGGGAGAGTGGCGCTGGCTTTATCCAGAAGATTTGAAGCGGCTTTCGCAAAGCGTTACCGTTTAA
- a CDS encoding 4a-hydroxytetrahydrobiopterin dehydratase, which translates to MVDGVDLKKEIPMWSLGIEGKSIARVFTFADFQQAFDFMTLCAQYAEKIDHHPDWSNSWSKVSVKLTTHSAGALTALDVQLAKAMDAFAYQVKHD; encoded by the coding sequence ATGGTTGATGGCGTTGATTTGAAAAAAGAAATCCCCATGTGGTCTTTAGGGATCGAGGGTAAGTCGATAGCACGCGTGTTTACTTTCGCAGACTTTCAGCAAGCTTTTGACTTTATGACGCTATGTGCTCAGTACGCTGAGAAAATAGATCACCATCCTGATTGGTCCAACTCTTGGAGCAAGGTTTCAGTCAAACTCACCACTCATTCAGCTGGCGCGTTGACTGCATTAGATGTTCAGTTGGCAAAGGCAATGGATGCCTTTGCTTATCAAGTGAAGCACGACTAA
- a CDS encoding sulfite oxidase heme-binding subunit YedZ, with translation MKVLKSAIFFLCLLPLARLVWLGDQEGLGANPIEFITRSTGTWALVFLCITLAMTPLRLITGLSAWIKLRRMLGLFCFFYACMHFSIWFWLDQNLNIQSMWSDVVKRPFITMGFLTLVLLVPLALTSNHWAVRQLGRRWTLLHKLVYLIACTAIVHYWWHKAGKNDLGTVSIYAAVIFLLLMCRIPAVRKILQSYRSNSLR, from the coding sequence ATGAAGGTCTTGAAATCAGCTATTTTCTTTCTATGTCTGCTCCCGCTAGCCCGCTTAGTTTGGCTTGGTGATCAAGAGGGTTTAGGTGCTAATCCAATCGAATTCATCACCCGCTCTACTGGTACTTGGGCGTTAGTCTTTTTATGTATTACGTTGGCGATGACCCCCTTACGCTTAATTACGGGCTTGTCTGCTTGGATTAAGTTGCGTCGCATGTTGGGACTCTTTTGTTTCTTCTATGCCTGCATGCACTTTTCGATTTGGTTCTGGTTGGATCAGAATTTAAATATTCAGTCCATGTGGAGTGATGTTGTAAAGCGCCCCTTCATTACGATGGGCTTTCTGACTTTGGTATTGCTTGTCCCATTGGCATTGACATCAAATCATTGGGCAGTTCGTCAGCTTGGTAGACGTTGGACTTTATTGCACAAGCTTGTGTACTTGATCGCATGCACTGCAATAGTTCACTATTGGTGGCACAAGGCAGGTAAAAATGATTTGGGAACAGTCTCGATTTATGCGGCAGTTATTTTTCTATTGCTGATGTGTCGCATCCCAGCGGTCAGAAAGATCCTCCAGAGTTACCGAAGTAATTCGCTTAGATGA
- a CDS encoding SOS response-associated peptidase: MCVQYLTTVNIDWVKTHFDLDLPISTAHDVFPTHPGPIILKSHNVDRTAIGLARFGLLPSWAKEETFGRKTYNARVETVAEKPSYKFAWAKRHYALALADAFYEPCYESGKAVRTAIKQANHEPMAIASIWDTWTEPETGELIVSFSMLTIDASNHPVMKRMHKSEDEKRTVVPLRPELFKAWLNATPEEAQALLQIDSIPELTLA, translated from the coding sequence ATGTGCGTTCAATATCTCACTACCGTAAATATTGATTGGGTAAAAACCCACTTTGACCTCGATTTACCGATATCAACGGCTCATGATGTATTCCCAACCCATCCAGGGCCCATCATCCTCAAAAGTCATAATGTCGACCGTACCGCAATCGGCTTAGCACGCTTTGGCCTGTTGCCATCGTGGGCTAAAGAAGAAACCTTCGGCAGAAAAACTTATAACGCGAGAGTTGAAACGGTAGCTGAAAAGCCTTCTTATAAATTCGCCTGGGCTAAGCGACATTACGCCTTAGCCCTAGCGGATGCTTTTTATGAGCCTTGTTATGAATCTGGTAAGGCAGTCCGTACTGCTATCAAGCAAGCCAATCACGAACCAATGGCCATTGCCTCTATCTGGGATACTTGGACTGAACCAGAAACCGGTGAACTGATCGTTTCTTTTTCTATGCTCACTATCGATGCTAGCAATCACCCAGTGATGAAGCGTATGCATAAATCTGAGGATGAGAAACGTACTGTGGTTCCCTTGCGACCTGAACTTTTTAAAGCATGGCTCAATGCCACTCCAGAGGAAGCACAAGCGCTATTGCAAATAGACTCTATTCCTGAGCTAACGCTAGCCTAG
- a CDS encoding peptidylprolyl isomerase encodes MKPFVSALNPIVVRFIAVGFLTSALVGSAYAQQSGLPINAAASVNGTIITNDMVEQGIKVALSQGQKDSPELRKVVIEKYIEVLLLSQQAEKEGLANSEKANTQLMMIRQNYLADLELSTYMAKNPITEADVQAEYNKEIASLGPQGMITEYKVSDLAVASEADAQAALARIKKGEPFDKVAKSVSLAPNKVQGGAVGWVQPGQVAPQLASVLATLSKGQVSPAPIQMQQGWYLIKLEDKKSSKPPAFEQAKAAIRAGMTQRKQYEFLGQIAKDAKIVVQ; translated from the coding sequence ATGAAACCTTTTGTCTCTGCATTGAATCCAATAGTCGTTCGTTTTATCGCCGTAGGCTTTTTGACCAGCGCGCTTGTTGGCAGTGCTTATGCCCAGCAGAGTGGTTTACCCATTAATGCTGCAGCCTCTGTTAATGGAACCATCATTACCAATGATATGGTGGAGCAGGGAATTAAAGTTGCGCTTTCACAAGGGCAAAAGGATTCTCCAGAATTACGTAAAGTAGTTATTGAGAAGTACATTGAGGTGTTGCTACTTTCGCAGCAAGCAGAAAAAGAGGGTTTAGCAAACTCAGAAAAAGCCAATACACAACTGATGATGATTCGTCAAAATTATTTGGCAGATCTAGAGCTATCAACTTATATGGCTAAAAACCCAATCACCGAAGCAGATGTTCAGGCTGAATACAACAAGGAGATTGCCTCTTTGGGCCCTCAGGGCATGATTACTGAATATAAAGTGAGTGATCTTGCAGTAGCTAGCGAAGCCGATGCTCAAGCTGCCTTGGCACGTATTAAGAAAGGCGAGCCATTTGATAAGGTTGCCAAGAGTGTTTCATTGGCTCCAAACAAAGTACAGGGCGGTGCAGTGGGCTGGGTTCAGCCTGGTCAAGTGGCTCCACAATTAGCCTCGGTGTTGGCAACTCTTTCCAAAGGACAGGTTTCACCAGCGCCAATTCAGATGCAACAAGGTTGGTATTTAATCAAGTTGGAAGATAAGAAATCAAGCAAGCCACCAGCATTCGAGCAAGCTAAGGCGGCTATTCGTGCTGGCATGACACAAAGAAAGCAGTATGAGTTCTTGGGCCAGATTGCAAAAGATGCAAAGATTGTGGTCCAGTAA
- a CDS encoding dihydrofolate reductase — MTQPAISMIVARSRNHVIGRDNQMPWKISADLQFFKRVTMGHPVIMGRKTWESIGRPLPGRRNTIVSRNSAYEATGGELVGSLDEALNSLSDFPRVFVIGGEQLFTQAFPKADRLYITEIDMDVEGGDTFFEVPNKSDWKEVERTPGSEGDITFSFITLERK; from the coding sequence ATGACTCAACCTGCTATTTCTATGATCGTTGCGCGCTCACGCAATCACGTCATTGGTCGCGACAATCAAATGCCCTGGAAGATCTCAGCTGATTTGCAGTTCTTTAAGCGCGTGACCATGGGGCATCCTGTGATCATGGGTCGTAAAACTTGGGAATCCATAGGACGCCCACTTCCTGGACGTCGCAATACCATCGTAAGCCGCAATTCAGCCTATGAAGCTACTGGTGGCGAATTAGTCGGATCGCTCGATGAAGCCCTGAATAGCTTAAGTGATTTCCCACGTGTTTTTGTCATCGGTGGTGAGCAACTCTTCACGCAGGCCTTTCCGAAAGCAGATCGACTCTATATTACTGAGATCGATATGGATGTTGAGGGTGGCGATACCTTTTTTGAAGTTCCCAACAAGTCGGACTGGAAAGAAGTAGAGCGCACCCCTGGATCCGAAGGTGATATTACCTTTAGCTTCATTACGCTAGAGCGGAAATAA
- a CDS encoding thymidylate synthase, producing MRQYHDLMKEVLAKGVQKSDRTGTGTVSVFGHQMRFNLADGFPMVTTKKLHLKSIIYELLWFLKGSTNNNWLKERGVSIWNEWAAPDGDLGPIYGYQWRSWPAPNGQHIDQISEVVETIKKNPDSRRIIVSAWNVADIPRMALAPCHAFFQFYVADGKLSCQLYQRSADIFLGVPFNIASYALLTHMMAQQCNLEVGDFVWTGGDCHLYSNHLEQVELQLSRNFFPLPKLNILRKPDSIFDYEFEDFEIVGYESHPHIKAPVAI from the coding sequence ATGCGTCAATATCACGATCTCATGAAAGAAGTCCTCGCCAAGGGGGTTCAAAAGTCCGACAGGACCGGAACCGGCACGGTCTCCGTATTTGGCCACCAGATGCGCTTTAACTTAGCCGATGGCTTCCCCATGGTGACCACTAAAAAGCTTCACTTGAAGTCAATCATCTATGAATTACTCTGGTTCCTCAAAGGCAGCACGAACAATAACTGGCTGAAAGAACGCGGCGTATCCATCTGGAATGAATGGGCAGCACCCGATGGTGATTTGGGTCCTATCTATGGTTATCAGTGGCGCTCATGGCCTGCGCCGAATGGTCAGCATATCGATCAAATCTCAGAAGTAGTAGAGACCATTAAAAAGAATCCAGACTCGCGTCGCATTATTGTTTCTGCTTGGAACGTAGCTGATATTCCTCGCATGGCTTTGGCTCCTTGTCATGCCTTCTTTCAGTTTTATGTAGCCGATGGCAAGTTGTCATGCCAGCTCTACCAACGTAGTGCGGATATCTTTTTGGGCGTACCCTTTAATATTGCTAGCTATGCATTGCTAACGCACATGATGGCGCAACAATGCAACCTTGAAGTAGGTGACTTTGTTTGGACCGGTGGTGACTGTCATTTATATAGCAACCATCTAGAACAAGTGGAACTTCAGTTATCGAGGAACTTCTTCCCTTTACCTAAGCTTAATATTTTGCGCAAGCCTGATTCAATCTTTGATTATGAGTTTGAAGACTTCGAAATCGTCGGCTATGAATCTCATCCTCACATTAAAGCTCCTGTAGCCATTTAA
- a CDS encoding NAD(P)/FAD-dependent oxidoreductase, with product MLNKPIETDAVIIGAGPVGLFQVFELGLLEIKAHVIDSLPEVGGQCIELYPDKPIYDIPAIPVCTGRELTNNLLKQIEPFKAQFHLGQEVSTLEPQADGRFLISTSQDNHFLSRSVFIAGGVGAFQPRTINLEGINAFVGKQLFYHVKNPEQFAGKRIVICGGGDAALDWAIHFSEIAASVTLIHRRDDFKAAPKSIAGMRELCASNQMQLLIGQVTAYEEKDGLLSEITFTNIDGEAKQIPLDDLLVFYGLSPKLGPIAEWGLNIDRKQICVDTEKFQTSTPGIYAVGDINVYPGKKKLILSGFHEAALAAFAAAAYLNPEKQIQLQYTTTSPKLHKALGVKSPTFE from the coding sequence GTGTTGAATAAACCTATAGAAACCGATGCCGTCATCATTGGCGCCGGTCCTGTGGGTCTCTTTCAGGTTTTTGAATTAGGCCTCTTAGAAATTAAAGCGCATGTGATTGATTCGCTACCAGAGGTAGGCGGTCAATGCATCGAGCTTTATCCAGATAAACCTATCTACGATATTCCTGCGATTCCAGTGTGTACTGGTCGCGAACTTACCAACAACTTACTCAAACAGATTGAACCCTTTAAGGCTCAATTTCATCTGGGTCAAGAGGTTAGTACGCTTGAACCCCAAGCCGATGGCCGCTTTCTGATTAGCACCTCGCAAGACAATCACTTTCTGAGTAGATCTGTATTTATTGCTGGTGGTGTTGGGGCTTTTCAGCCTCGCACCATTAACCTTGAAGGTATTAATGCCTTTGTAGGGAAACAACTTTTCTATCATGTTAAAAATCCTGAGCAATTCGCGGGAAAGCGAATTGTGATTTGCGGTGGTGGTGATGCAGCTCTGGATTGGGCAATTCATTTTTCTGAAATTGCAGCCAGCGTTACCTTAATTCATCGTCGTGATGATTTTAAGGCTGCGCCAAAATCGATTGCGGGAATGCGTGAGCTATGCGCCAGTAATCAGATGCAATTGTTAATTGGGCAAGTTACTGCTTACGAAGAAAAAGATGGCCTGCTTTCTGAGATCACCTTCACCAATATTGATGGTGAAGCAAAACAGATTCCACTCGATGATCTTTTAGTGTTTTACGGACTCTCTCCTAAGTTGGGTCCGATTGCAGAGTGGGGTCTGAATATCGATCGCAAACAAATCTGTGTTGATACAGAAAAATTTCAAACCAGTACTCCTGGGATTTACGCTGTTGGTGATATCAATGTCTACCCCGGTAAGAAAAAATTGATTCTGTCAGGCTTTCATGAGGCCGCTCTGGCTGCCTTTGCAGCAGCAGCATACCTAAACCCCGAAAAACAGATTCAACTCCAGTACACAACCACCTCTCCCAAGCTTCACAAGGCTTTGGGAGTGAAGTCGCCCACATTCGAGTAA
- the fdxA gene encoding ferredoxin FdxA, translated as MTYVVTEACIRCKYTDCVDVCPVDCFREGPNFLVIDPDECIDCAVCVPECPVNAIYAEDDVPGDQQSFIKLNAELSPSWTSITKSKAALPDAEEWKDVKNKLDQLVK; from the coding sequence ATGACTTACGTTGTTACCGAAGCCTGTATCCGTTGCAAATACACTGACTGCGTTGATGTTTGCCCAGTTGACTGCTTTCGTGAAGGTCCTAATTTTTTAGTGATTGACCCAGATGAGTGTATCGATTGCGCAGTTTGTGTTCCAGAGTGTCCTGTTAACGCTATTTACGCTGAAGATGATGTTCCTGGTGATCAACAGTCATTCATCAAACTCAACGCTGAACTTTCCCCTTCTTGGACTTCGATTACTAAGTCCAAAGCAGCTCTCCCAGATGCTGAAGAATGGAAAGACGTTAAAAACAAACTTGATCAGCTAGTAAAGTAA
- a CDS encoding D-glycerate dehydrogenase, producing MNTQHNSPVNQQKPKILVARAIFPEALAKLEESFEVRSNQEDRIFSPEELQKELSGVVGALVAGSERIDANALMHAKDLKVVANISVGYNNFDVPTMTAAGVIATNTPDVLTDTTADFGFALLMATARRITESEHWVRAGQWDKWSIVNNPLGMDLHHSTVGIIGMGRIGQGIAKRALGFGVNVIYHNRSHLSEADERACGAKYVSKEELLRTADHVVLVLPYSAESHHTIGAKEIALMKPTATLINIARGGIVDDAALAQALKEKRIFAAGLDVFEGEPKVHPELLKLANVVLAPHIASATEKTRRAMVDLAVDNLRAVLAGKKPPSLINAEVYKT from the coding sequence ATGAATACACAGCACAATAGCCCAGTTAATCAGCAAAAACCCAAGATTTTGGTGGCAAGAGCCATTTTTCCAGAGGCATTAGCCAAATTAGAGGAATCTTTTGAGGTGAGATCCAATCAGGAGGATCGGATTTTTAGCCCTGAAGAGTTGCAAAAAGAACTCTCTGGGGTTGTAGGGGCTTTAGTTGCAGGTAGTGAAAGAATTGATGCAAATGCCTTAATGCATGCCAAGGATCTGAAAGTTGTGGCCAATATTTCTGTGGGATATAACAATTTTGATGTGCCGACCATGACTGCTGCTGGTGTAATTGCAACCAATACGCCAGATGTTTTAACTGATACAACAGCTGACTTTGGTTTTGCTTTATTGATGGCAACCGCAAGGCGTATAACTGAATCTGAGCACTGGGTACGGGCAGGACAGTGGGACAAGTGGTCCATTGTGAATAATCCCCTTGGTATGGATTTGCATCACAGTACAGTAGGCATTATTGGTATGGGCCGAATTGGTCAAGGCATCGCCAAGCGCGCATTGGGTTTTGGGGTGAATGTGATTTATCACAATCGCAGTCATTTATCAGAGGCTGATGAAAGAGCCTGTGGCGCAAAGTATGTTTCTAAAGAAGAATTACTTCGCACCGCTGATCACGTAGTTCTAGTGTTGCCTTATAGCGCCGAGAGTCATCATACGATTGGCGCCAAAGAAATTGCTCTCATGAAACCAACGGCAACCCTGATAAACATTGCTCGTGGTGGCATTGTGGATGATGCAGCTCTGGCTCAAGCCCTAAAGGAAAAAAGAATCTTTGCAGCTGGCTTAGATGTATTCGAAGGCGAGCCCAAAGTGCACCCCGAGCTATTGAAATTGGCTAACGTAGTACTTGCTCCGCACATTGCGAGTGCTACAGAAAAAACACGTAGAGCGATGGTGGATTTGGCGGTAGATAACTTACGTGCAGTGCTTGCAGGAAAAAAACCACCCAGCCTTATTAACGCCGAAGTTTATAAAACTTAG